The Streptomyces sp. NBC_00569 genomic sequence CCCTTGGCGATCTCGATGTGACGCAGAACCCGCTCGAGGTGGCCCTGTGTGGCCATCGGGCCCATTGTCACCGAGGGGTCGAGCGGGTCGCCGAGCCGGTACGCGTCGGCGAATCCCGCGATGGCGTCGACGACTTCGTCGTAGCGGGACCGGGCGATGAGGATGCGCGACTGGGTCGTGCAGGTCTGGCTGTTGTTGAGGAAGGCCGCGTTGTCCAGGCCTGCGAGCAGGGTTTCGACGTTCCCGTCCTCAAGGAAGATCGCGGCTGACTTGCCTCCCAGCTCCAGGGTGACCCGGCGCACCAGGCGGCCGCACTCCTGGCCGATGGCCCGGCCGGCCGCGGTGGACCCGGTGAAGGCGATCTTGTCGACCATGGGGTGCGACACCAGCGCGGCTCCGGCATCGCGGTCGCCCAGCACGATGTTCAGCACGCCCGCGGGCAGTCCGGCCTCCTGGGCTGCGTCGGCGAAGACGTAGGCGTCAAGCGCTGTCTCCGGCGACGGCTTCAGGACCACCGTGCAGCCTGCGGCCAGAGCCGGCGCGATCTTGAACATGGCGAGCGCTTGGGGGAAGTTCCACGGCGTTATCGCGCCGACCACACCGACCGGTTCGCGTCGCACGATGGTCGCCCCGGCCTGGCTCGCCCGCACCTCCTCCAGGGGCAGGTTCTCGACGACGTCGGCGTACATCCGCAGCAGACCGGCAGGAGCACCGCCGTTCAGCATCTGGGACAGCGCGATCGGCATGCCGTTCTCCCGGCTGACCAGGGTCGCGGTATCACCGGCGCGCTTGTCCAGCGCATCCGCGAACCTGCGCAGGACCGCCGCACGCTCGGCCGCGGTGGTCCGGCCCCAGGGGCCCTCGTCCAGTGCGTGGCGGGCGGCGCGGACGGCGGCGTCGATGTCCGCCGCGGTGCCGAGCGAGGCGACGCCGATGCGCTCCCCGGTGGCGGCCTCGATCTGTTCCTGTACGCGGTCGCCGCTGGGGGCGGCCCACGTGCCGTCGATGAAGAAGTATTTCCGGTCCAGGTCACCGGTCCGCTCGACGCTGAGGGACATGTTTTCTCCTGCCTGTCACATGACGGACATCGCTGATAAACAAAGGATGTTGGGCGGGGGGTGCAATTGGCGATGCCGGGAATGTTCGGTCGCTCATGCATGCGCTGCATGAGTGCATTCGAGGCTCGGTGGTCGAGGCGGCAGGCCGTCCGAACCGCCCGCGGCGCAGGGGTCAGTCCGTGTACCGCAGGATCGCGTGCGCCCGTGCGAGGACCGGTGCGTCGACCATGTGTCCGTCCACACGCGCGGCATTGCCGCCGCCGGCGGACTCCACGACGCGGCGGGCCCAGCGGAGCGTCTTCTCGTCGGGCCGGAAGGTGTCGTGGGTGACCGGGACTTGACGCGGATGGATGAGGAGCTTGGCCGTGAGGCCGAGCGCCTTGGCCCGTCTCAGGTCGTCGGTGAGAACGACGGCGTCGTCCAGCGCCGTCGTCACCCCGTCGACAGGGCCCGGCAGTGCGGCGGCCCTCGACGCCAGGACGAGCGAGGAGCGGGCGTGGAGCATCGCATCCCACCCGGAGTCGGCACCCAGGTCGAGCGCGAAGTCGAGGTGCCCGAAGGCCAGTCGGTGGACTCCTGGGACGGCGGCGATGTCCTGTGCCCGGACCACCC encodes the following:
- a CDS encoding aldehyde dehydrogenase, with amino-acid sequence MSLSVERTGDLDRKYFFIDGTWAAPSGDRVQEQIEAATGERIGVASLGTAADIDAAVRAARHALDEGPWGRTTAAERAAVLRRFADALDKRAGDTATLVSRENGMPIALSQMLNGGAPAGLLRMYADVVENLPLEEVRASQAGATIVRREPVGVVGAITPWNFPQALAMFKIAPALAAGCTVVLKPSPETALDAYVFADAAQEAGLPAGVLNIVLGDRDAGAALVSHPMVDKIAFTGSTAAGRAIGQECGRLVRRVTLELGGKSAAIFLEDGNVETLLAGLDNAAFLNNSQTCTTQSRILIARSRYDEVVDAIAGFADAYRLGDPLDPSVTMGPMATQGHLERVLRHIEIAKGSDARLVTGGGRPDHLSRGWFVQPTVFADVHNSEHLAREEVFGPVLALIPFDDDADAVRIANDSNFGLGGSVWSADEDRALAVARRVRTGTIGLNYYTLDLGAPFGGFKDSGIGRELGPEGIAAYLEYKSVYASAKYLPA
- a CDS encoding HpcH/HpaI aldolase/citrate lyase family protein, with the protein product MTYLDRAQSVQLAKSLLFVPADHPARFDKAVASGADLVVLDLEDAVAADQKDTARASAVSWLSNGGCACVRINTPSELLGAQDLEALAGAPGLIAVMCPKAESPESLTAVSERTRVPVIALIESALGVVRAQDIAAVPGVHRLAFGHLDFALDLGADSGWDAMLHARSSLVLASRAAALPGPVDGVTTALDDAVVLTDDLRRAKALGLTAKLLIHPRQVPVTHDTFRPDEKTLRWARRVVESAGGGNAARVDGHMVDAPVLARAHAILRYTD